Within Fusibacter sp. A1, the genomic segment AGCTGTCCTATTCATGATGTAGGTCATGAATAATCGGATTGGTTTATTATAGGTATTTCCTAGCAGGCAAAACCGCCTATCATTTAGTATAATCAACTTAAGAAGATCAACCATAAAGGAGACTTATGAAAAATCATCCGCATATCCTATTGAAAAGCTATTTAAACAAAGACGACATAAAGGCGATCAAGACACTTGAACAACTGTGCAAGGAACATGACAAGACCTCGCTAAAGCTTGAACTCGAATATAAAGCAAGCATTTCAGCCGGTGCAGATCCCAGACTCGATGAAATCAGTGAGATCATGTACTTTGAGGACGACTCACTTGTCGGATACCTGGGAATAGGCAACTTCGGCAGTTTCGAACCGGAGCTCAACGGCATGGTGCATCCCGATTACCGCAGAAAGGGCATCTTCAAAAGACTCTACGCTCAGGCTACCTACGAGTGTTCCAAGACGCCCCAGCCCCATATGCTTCTTTTGACAGACAGGGATTCGGTTTCAGGATCGACCTTTGTAAAAAACACAGGAGCCCGCCTACATCACAGCGAGTTCGAAATGTACCTTGATAAAAAAACGCTTGATCAGTTGCCCGCGATCGAACCTGTCATCACCCTAAGAAAGGCTTCCAATCAAGACACCGATGAGATAGCAAGGCAAAACGCCGTCTACTTCGGGTGCCCCATCGACGAGGTGCAGCGTCTTATTCCAGAAGAGGAAGAAGCAAATGGCATGACCATTTTCATCGCAGAATGCGGCTCCACCGTAGTCGGAAAGGTTCATCTAGCCCTTTATGACGGCGTGGGCTCAATTTACGGCCTAGGCATACTTGAAGCTTATCGGGGCAAAGGTTACGGAAAGCAGCTTTTAAGACTGGGGGTTCAGGAGCTCCTTGCTAAGAAGGCAAGCGATGTTTTCCTACAGGTGGAGGCACAAAACGACAACGCGCTTCAGCTGTATATTTCGAGTGGCTTTTATGTGACATCCACCATGGATTATTATCTAAAGTAAGTTCAACATATGGTGTTCAAACTCACAAGATTTATCATTAAAGCAATGCTGCCACAATACCTCCAATCATAATGGAAAGTCCATTGATTATCCAAGGATTGGTCAATCTAATGAACTCCTCGTTTTTCAAACCACGCTTATTAAGTAGATAATCGACACTTGGAAAGCCTATCATGCAAGCCAAGCCAATTGCCAGTGAATGATAGGTCTTGATTCCAAATAGCGGTGCAAGTATGACAGCACAAATTGCCAAGGACATAACAGCAACTAGTAGGATGACTATTACAGGAATCAATAGTCCTATAATTGCTTTTAACGGAGTATTTGCTAATGTTTCTAGCAGCAGGGACATTAATCCAAGCAAGAGTAACCCATAGGAGTCGGCACGCGCCAGCGGTTTTTTATCTAAAATGCCAAAATGACCTAACAACGCACCAGAAAACAATGCGACCACTGCAAAATGGATTCCTATTCCTGCAAATAGTTTCAGATGAATCCACTTAGCAACTAATGAAAACACAAGAATTCCACCTAAATAGTACGCTGGTGACTTCATATGCGTTGGGATTCGATCAATCAGCGCATTCTTTTCCTCGTTTACTTCAAATTTACTGCAATTCAATGTATTCGTTTCTTGCATCGCTTTTTTTAGAACAATCTCCAAAATCGGTATCGCAACTGCGCTTTGAAGCATAAAAATCAACCACGGGATTGCTGACAACTCCTTATGTGTTGCAAGCGATGCCACTGAAGTGATAGCGGCAGTGGCACCGCCTCCAAAAACTGGCCCCAATGCAATAAGCGCTATTTCCTTTGTGAAGATTACCGCACTTACCATATAGACCGCCATCAAGCTAAGCGCTACGACCGAAAGTAAAAACGCAAACTCCCTTTTATAACGCCTGAAATCTGAACGATCTATGGCCGTACCTGAATGTATGACTAAAACATTGAATGCGATGAAGCCCACCGCTTTCATGTTGGAAAGTTCGGCGATATCCTTTGGTATCCATCCATAGTGAAATCCTACAACCCCCAAAACTCCAAGCACGAGCGGCAAGCCTAATCTCATTTTAGTCATTCCAGCGATTAGCTGAGAAATAATTACCATTACTAAAAATACCGTTAATGCCACTTCAAACGTATAGGTCATGTCTCCTCCTAAAAAAAGAAGGGTTTCCCCTTCTTTCATAAAGCTTCTTAGTGTGTACTTCCATTTCCACTTCCGCTAAAGGAACCACTGCCAACAATAGGTTGCAGCCAGTTTTCAGACGGCGTCTCTGGAATGACGGG encodes:
- a CDS encoding GNAT family N-acetyltransferase, with the protein product MKNHPHILLKSYLNKDDIKAIKTLEQLCKEHDKTSLKLELEYKASISAGADPRLDEISEIMYFEDDSLVGYLGIGNFGSFEPELNGMVHPDYRRKGIFKRLYAQATYECSKTPQPHMLLLTDRDSVSGSTFVKNTGARLHHSEFEMYLDKKTLDQLPAIEPVITLRKASNQDTDEIARQNAVYFGCPIDEVQRLIPEEEEANGMTIFIAECGSTVVGKVHLALYDGVGSIYGLGILEAYRGKGYGKQLLRLGVQELLAKKASDVFLQVEAQNDNALQLYISSGFYVTSTMDYYLK